Below is a genomic region from Methanolobus sediminis.
GAGTCCATTCTTTCCTTTGCAGTTCCGCATGAACCCGGTGGTGGAATAATCACGTCATCCCCTGGCTGCCAGTTGGCAGGTGTGGCAACTCCTTCGGCATCGGACTTCTGCATTGCAAGCAAGAGTCTCTTGATCTCATCCATGTTTCTTCCGTTGGACAATGGATAGTAAACAATAGCTCTGATCTTTGCTTTCGGGTCGATCATAAAAACAGCCCTGACAGCCTGAGTATCCGATGCATTTGGCTGTACCATGCCGAATTTCTTTGCTACTTCCATTTTAAGATCTGCAATTACCGGGAAGGTGACCTCAATATCTTTCATGCCCTTGTACTCGATCTTTTCCTTGATGGTTCGCAGCCATGCAATATGGGCATAGATGCTGTCGATTGACAGACCCAGAAGCTCAGCATTCAATTCTTTAAATTCATCCTGCATACTTGCAAAGGTCATGAATTCCGTAGTACAAACCGGCGTAAAGTCAGCAGGATGACTGAAAAGTACAACCCACTTACCTTTGTAATCCTTAGGGAAATTAATTTCACCTGCCGTCGTCACAGCTGTAAAAGAGGGTGCATTGTCACCTATAAGAGGCATACTGACAATTTCTGAAGCTGACATATTTTTCTCCCCCATGCTTGCTTTCAATTTCTTCATGCTGCTGTCAAGATATTCATTGATCTCTTTTGCCTGTTTATCAAATTCCTTTTCCAGCTCCAGATCTTTGATGTTCCTGGAAATATAGTCTTTCATTTCCTTGAACTGCCCTTCAAGATGCTTTTTCATGTCTTTTTTCTCATCCATATGCTTCACCTTTAAGAAGTGCACTCTTTAAGAGTATGAACTAAAGGACAGAATAATAAAATAACAAATCTGCCCGCACTCCAATAAATATTAAGGATTTCAAGCATAAGAAGTTGATTGTTACATCATTAATATGGAGACAGTTCTGCTCAGAATAACACATTATTCAACATAATATAAATACTG
It encodes:
- a CDS encoding peroxiredoxin; amino-acid sequence: MPLIGDNAPSFTAVTTAGEINFPKDYKGKWVVLFSHPADFTPVCTTEFMTFASMQDEFKELNAELLGLSIDSIYAHIAWLRTIKEKIEYKGMKDIEVTFPVIADLKMEVAKKFGMVQPNASDTQAVRAVFMIDPKAKIRAIVYYPLSNGRNMDEIKRLLLAMQKSDAEGVATPANWQPGDDVIIPPPGSCGTAKERMDSEEEGKYCLDWFLCFKKQS